In Podarcis raffonei isolate rPodRaf1 chromosome 8, rPodRaf1.pri, whole genome shotgun sequence, the genomic window AGTGATAATTGTGTTAATTAACAAAAGCAGTCGATGACACAGACATCCTGGCACTGGCAAGCCAGTTAACACACACAGAGTCTATTTAGAGTGATAGCATTGAACCTCCTGATGAATTGTAACTGATTCTTTACGAACACCCAACCTCCAAGAAGGGTAAGGAAAGAAGACAGACATGTCCACAGATTACTGCGTATGTCTTTCTAGCAGGGAGATGGGGAAATCTGGTAGTAACCATTTCCCTACTCCACAAAAGCTGTCATTTTCCCTCTACCTGACaaacgtggcttctgattggcaggaGTCTACCTGTTGAACCAATGAATAAGAAGCCCTTGAAGATGGGCTGCGGCCTTCAGGTTTGTTCctcatgaaacacacacacacacacacacacactcaccaacCTGCAGCAGATGCCAGAAGGTTCCTTCTCTAGTGGTGACCACAGAGCGCCAATTTTCATTGTTAGTATTGGATTAAGTGGAGGATTAGTTGGACCAAGAATCTAGTATGGTGTTTTATTTCAAGTTTGAACTGCATTCTtgctatttttctctctcccctgccaccCTCCTTCTTTCTTACAAGTAACTCCTTTTTTAATAAACTGCTTAGCTGGATTTTCTGGGCTGTACTGGTTTCTGAACACCCTCAAGGGCTGGTTAACGTTTACTTAAGTGCCTGAAAGCCTGAACAAAGCCCGACCTCTGTCTAAGCCTTGTGCAAGTAAATCTGGATGAATACCCAGTAAACATGCTATCTGGAGGAGCCCTGAGGAGGCCTTCCAGCTGCTTCACCCACCTTCTCAACAGCCAGCTTCTGTATTTTCTCAGCAGAGGAGCTGCGGTCATGTTCACCAAGCACCACGACGTTGGAGGTCCTGAGGAAAGCAACCAAAAGCTGTCAGTTGGCCCCAGCTGAAGGAACGGAGGTTGCATGGCCAtcttgtcagggattcttgagctgtgtttcctgcattgcagggggttgaactagatgacccttgggggtcccttccaactctacaattctatagagcatgggtaggcaaactaaggcctggggaccggatccggcccaatcgccatctaaatccggcccacggatggcccaggaatcagcatgtttttacacgagtagaatgtgttgtcttatttaaaatgcatctctgggttatttgtggggcataggaatttgttcattcccccccaaaaaatatagtccagcctcccacaaggtctgagggacagtggaccggctacctgctgaaaaagtttgctgagccctgctatagttctatgattctcacaTATATTTCAGCCCCTTGCTCTGACCACAGGTAGCTAACATATCTGCTAGCCTTTGCTGTGCATATCCTGACCCTGCAACCTCCAGGATTCCTAtccatctatttaaaaaaaatccccacacaAAAAGGGAGGCAAGGTACTCACGTCACCCCACAGTGGGCAGCAGTCACCACCCAGCGCTCGCTGACGAGGGACCCACCGCAGAAATGCCACCCGCTCTTCTCCTGGAAGCCAAGGAAAGCGGGTGGTGAGAGACCCAACAGGAACAGAGCCAGGCAGCAGTGGCAATAGAAAGGGCCTTTggccattttattttcagttcccagTAGGGGAAATGCAAACCAACAGTGGAAATGAACCAAACTCCCAAAACCTTCCCAAGCATTCTTACCTGCAGGGAGACCTGCCAGGGCCATGATCCGGGCACTGCCTCCTCCCCATTGACAATGCGGGAGTAGCCAGTGAGGACAGGCTGGATCGAAGGGACGCCGCAACCTGGAAGCAAGAAAGAGGTGAAGTGAGAGCTTTTCCATGTTCTGTGCTTTGCGCTGAGGACTTCAAGTAAGGACTTGAAGGCAAGGAAGCTTCAGGAACAGGGAACTGTTAAGGCAGAGACAGCCCATCTGTGCACATAACATAGCAGAGACAAGCCCCTATGTGGCTGGTGTGCCGGTCCTTTGCTTGTCTGTATGTGTGCGGTGATGAGAGCCATCCAAAAGGGCCTATTCAGTGGCTTCTCCTAAATGGGAGATGATGCTACATGGGGATTGACCCTCGCCTCCttcatggttctttatctttaagctTTATCTTCATGGTTCTTTATCTTACCAGACCATCCTTCAGATATGCTGGACTGTCCCCTgatagcccttcaaacagaggactgtcctctataAATGAGGGGACCAGGCCACCTGGTACAATCTCCCTAGGCCTGTATCACTTCAAAATGCACCTGAGGATGGCATCATCTAATGCTTCTCATAGTAGCCTGTGTGGTGcactggttagagtgttagactaggacctgggagatgaaggtttgaatccctgctcagCTGTAAAGCTTACTTCAGCCAGTCAcctactctcagcctaacctacctcacaggtctgCTCTGAGGAGAAAATAGGGAGAAAGGTGTGGGTtataaatgcagtaaaaaaaTGAGTAATTATTAAAAATGAATTCATCCCTACCTATAGAGAGTTAGCATGTTAGGAAGACATGTCAGGGACAGAGATCTGAACCCTCACCTTATCcctggtgtttgtttttaagtgtatGGAGTTTTAATGTGGCATTCAAGCATTTTGTTCATCTACCTATATTCTGGAACAGTATAGTTTCAGGAGGGCTGTGCAATGTGCTGATTCCCCCATGACAGtctagcagcctttctcaacctgtgggtccccagatgttgttgaactacaactcccatcaccccttgctagcaaggccagagctcagggatgatgggagttgtagtccaacaacatctggggacccactggttgagaaccgctggtagATGAAGAGGATAACTTGACACTTTTAAAGTGCCTTAAACTTTATAAGCGCtatacatatattaaaaaaacaaggcCATCCCTGACTGCATGCTTACAATCTAACAGCCATgatagaaaaggaaaaaggaaggaggagggcagaggaaagcAAATACCAAAGCAAGTGCCCCTTCACTGGCCTATGGATGGGGCCAGGTTAGCCTACCCCCTGAATCAGCTCTATTTtatagagagaaaagaaagatgaTGATCCAAGCCTGGGTGACACAGCCATAGAAAGGGTTTgcttccccatcccaccccaagcaAGGACCAAGACCGCAAGCAGGTGGGTACTTACTCTGTGCGGCACTGACAAGTGCCAGGCAGGACAAAAACCACAAGGCTGCCATAATAAGCTGGTTCTGAGGACAATGGGAACAGCATGTAGCAGCTCAGCCATTTTTATACTGAATGCTCAGACCAAAGGTGGCTGGGAGCCAGTGGCTACGTGGGAACGAGCAAACCTGTCCGTTGATAACACGGTTGATGACTGGCAGGTGAAAGCACCCACTTTGGAAACTGTGGGTATTTTTAGGACAATGGCAGCTGGAAGGTTTCTGGGGTGCTCTGTGGAAGGAAGAGGGCCCAGGTGGTCTCTTCTATTTTGCCCTGGGGGCCTTGCTTAAAGGAGCAATTCTGTGtacaagaagctggcataaagcaaACTGTAATTTAAGCTGGCACAAAGTTACACCGGCTCAAACTCCATTCAGGAGTGAAACTCCTGCTGACTGAGCtcagctaagcctggcagagcaaaacaagcctttaaaatagtgtttgagtTACACCACCCTTTCTGCCAGCTGAATTTACACTGGGTTGCTAGATCGTGAGACTGAACTTGACAGGCTTGGGATTTGGCCTAAGTCCCCCTGATTCCAGCCACGGAACACAGCTTCCTGGGGTCTTATGCTAACCTGCAATCTACCAGGCTTGGCTCAGCTGCAATGGAGGGGATATGGTGGTGTATCTCTGGCTGAGCCAAAGATGAGGGCGTTAATCCATCATAACCTGACTGTGCCAGGAAACAGCTAGAGGGCTGCTGGATTCTAAGCCAATCACCCCAGTTTATgatttatgtaaaaaaaaataatgcttgaTACTTGGCGTTGAGTTCTGtatattgttttttctttgtttgtatttAAAGCTTtgataaatctctctctctctctctctctctctatatatatatatatatttacacacacacacacacacacgggcaaCTGCTTTACCTGTTGGCAGAACACAGGTATGGAACCTGCTGGATAGAGTTAGTTGAGGGCCTGTAACCCCACACAGCTGTGCCTTCTCCTCAATGTCATCCCTGCGACACACCTAGCTTCTGTCAGCTTTCCCAGGGAACACCTGGTGCCTGACGCAACTAGTTCTCCTGGCTATCAGACAAACCTGGCTGGAAAGCTGGAAGGACAGCAGCATGGAAACCCTCAGGCACATAGCCCTTCACAGTGATGCTCAGACAGTGTTTGGGTGGGCACTCCCGCATTACTAAAAATTGCACAGGTTAATTTAGGCacatagaaataattactatcatTTAAACCAATATACAATAGCTGGGAAGACTTTAaccagtctgctgtccaggtgctgacAGGCAACTTCCAAGAGTCTTCCTTaggcttctttttctttaaactaGCCTTCAGCCAGATTGTgcttcaaagagaggactgtcctctgacagctcttcagatagaGGGAAGGCTGCCCTCTGTAAAACATGGTACCCTAAAGCTCTGGTCCAAGAACCTTGGGATTCCTTGGAAGTGGACCAGAGTTTCTCAGTTAGAAAAATAGTCATGCACGGCTGTACCTGCAATGGGGCCTGGCCCCATACAGACATTTTACTCCCTGCCAAAATGACATCCTTAACCCCCCCCAACTAAATTCAATCTCTTGACCCGTTGCTTGCTGAGATACAAAGAAAAACATTCAGGAAGAGATCTACCTAGTGGTTCACTATAATAAATTCTGTTGTCTTCTACTGTTTTGGCCAACAATTGCAAAGATGTTGAGATAACTGGCAAGGACAGTCctctttatttttcaaataaattattttttaattggatTTGTCTTTCACACAGGTGCATATGTTTAGCTATATTAGGCTGCATGTGTTTATGTTCGGAGCTGTACTGCAGTGGTTTCTTGCTCCCAACACCCCCTTCACTGCAACATTGCTGACTAACTTCCTGCATGAATAACAACCTTCATATCAATTTTCTTCCACAGTGTGCTGGGAATGTTGGGTATGTTCTGTGACGCCCACCTCTCTGTGTTCGTACTGGATACCCAGTTGGACTGACTTTTCTGTGTGTGTCAAGCTCTAGAATTATCTGCTGCAGCACCCACCAGAGGTTCCTCAGCAAATAAGAACACGAGAGCCCtcctggatctggccaaaggcccatctagtccagaatcctgccctcacagtggccaaccaggttccTGTGGGAGACTAGCAATGCTGAACTGAGCACAAGtacaccctcccctcctgtggcttccagcaactgatagtcaaaagcattgctgcctccagtggtggaggcagagcatagccattgtggctagtagcctgttgacagccttctcctccatacaatttgtctaatcctcttttaaagctgtccaagttggtggccatcattgcctcctgtaggagtgagttccacaggttaaccatGCACTGCAGGAAGACGACCAATCATGAGGTCTCCAATCTCGGAGGAACTGCCTTCCCCTCAAACCCTTTTTACTCCACCTCCTCCTTGCCTCAGAGACCAGCTGGCACCTGTCACTGCCCTTGAGCCAGGTCACCTTGGCCTTTGCCCACAGCCTCCACCAGACCTATGCTTATCTTCAAGGTCCTACGATAACAGGAGGCTGGAAAACCAGCTTGGCTTGGCTTTCGCCTGTGCCAGCTACCTCACAACATATATAAGGATTTGCAGCCCTTGCTTCATTCCCAACTCTTTCAAGAAGCAAGATGGCTTCCGTCTGGttcctgttctgcctggccttcctTGGTGCTGCCCATGGTGAGTGCCTTGTAAGAGgccaagcaggaggaggaggcaactCCAACCCCCCTCTTTGACATGCTGAGAGATCTGCTCCACAGCCCCCCTTTCCATACCTCTACAGGAAGTGCTGCCTGTGTGGCTCACTGCTTCAGGTCAGGGGTTGGCGTCTGTGGGAGGGTCAAGGGATGCAGTTCATTGTCCACAGGTCAACTTCACTGATTTCCCAGCACCCACGGGAATGGATGCTGCAcctccatctccaaccacagAACCACAACTGAAGTTTCTAAAATGCTCAAGTCCTACCTGCCCATCACACACAAGTCCCCTGTCATTATTCTGTGGCAAGCAAGGACCACTCTCTCCTTGTCATTTGTTACTTCACATGTTGCAGGACTGAGCCTTGGTATTGAAAACACAGGGCAGGGGGCCAGTCCCTGTGAAACCTGAACTCAGATGAAGCCGTGCAGTTTACACCCAGGGATAGGGAGTCTCTCCtgggttaaaaacaaacaaacaaacaaacaaacaaacctgatttCTTCCCAGGTTGTGGCACTCCGGCCATCCACCCGGTCTTGAGCGGCTATTCCCGAATTGTCAATGGAGAGGAGGCAGTGCCTGGATCATGGCCCTGGCAGGTATCCTTGCAGGTAAGAAGAGCCCCGCACACTTTGCTTTGGCTGGAGACctggaataagaataagaataccctgcccatctgtctgggtttctccagccgctctgggtgaaCTGAATGAGAAAGGTGGGGGCAACATAAAGTGCTTCTTCATGCAATGCACAATTACGTAATTTGTGGAACTTTCTGCCACAATATGTGGTGATAGCCATTGGCTTAGACTATGGGTGGGCTCCTCCAGATACAAGTCCAGCACCTGACCTCTCCTTGTGGTACACCGGGGTGGCCAACAACCTTTTTggggctgagggccacattgacCCATGGTCAGCCCTCCAGGGGCTGCAAGTCAAAGTGGACATGACAAGCACTCTGGTCCTCAGGGTTACTTTTGAAAAGGCTTCCCCATCAGCTGTTCTGCACAATTTAAAATCAATTTTGAGGCATTCTTGGGAGAACCACAAAATGTATCAGTAGGGAACACCAATAGTAGTAGTCAGTATGCTTAATTTTTgtagaaaataataattattattttttatggacAGTTGTGCGGAGGGAGTGGGGACCCACCAAAAGCTTTTTGGCATTACAGCAATGAGCACTTGGTAAAATAATTGAGACAACCCTGGTTATGTGTGTGTTCACATCAAGGGAAGTAagagtactgctctattctgccttggtgagcCCCCTCACCTGAGaatctgtgtccagttctgggcagcaatttaagaaggatattgacaaagaaaggagattccaactaaacattaggaagaactttctgacggtaagagccatttgacagtgaaacagactacCTTGGAAGATGCGAGACTCTCCTtacttggaggattttaagcagaggttgggttgccatctgtcatggattattgagctgcagtggtgtagcgtgggttgtcagcacccggggcaaggcaagtaatttgcgccccctaacccgtggattttagcactcgagtgcgagcgcccccccagatgttgcggccggtgcggtcgccccccccgcacccccccacgctacgccactgttgagctgtggttcctgcactgCATGTCCAAGCACTTGCTGGGTCCTTTCTATCTGCTCACATGTTCCCCTCAATCCCTCAGGACAACACTGGCTTCCATTTCTGCGGAGGTTCTCTGATCAGCGAGAACTGGGTGGTCACCGCAGCCCACTGCAACGTCAGGTAAGGGAGACACTGAGTACAACCCACTTCTAAGAAGAGATGCTCTGGGGCTCAGGATAAAACCAGGAAGCCAGACTTGCTGAAGCCCTAGCCCTGTAATCCTAGAGGGATGTGTGCGTGCCAGTGGTGAGTGAAGTGTACTCTGCACACACTCAGAGGCACACTTTACTTTTCGTAGTGTTTCTCAGAGATTCCGAAGTCAAAATCTATTTCTAAATGCATTCCACCACAATTTTGTTCCAGTGCTCAAAGTGGGAGAAATAAAGAAAGCGGGATTGTCACATTTCCCAGGCAGGATTGCCAATTGACCAGCAGAGGTGGGCACAGACACCAACGCAGAATGCTGCTGTGTCCACAACAGCAGATGGATGTCCAGGAATCAGAAATGGAAGCTTTTCAAAGGAAGCCCATGATAGCAGCTGCTGTCCCTTGACATTGTGTGGCTCAGGTGTATTGCGGGATGTTTAAGTGGTAGAGCCAgttatgaaaaaatatatatgaaaggaGGGTCCAGGGAAGGCATCAGCAAGAGTGCTGGTAGCTGTCCAAGGATGCCAAGTTCTGACACCGATTCCTAGCCTCAGCTGAGAACTATGAAGGTGCTGGTACAAATCTTACCTTTCCCAAAGGTAAGGGTCGCCTTAGGCAAGCAGttctctccctgctgctgctcacCCCCTCCACACACCAGCAACTTGGGGATAGCAGTACCTGCCTAccccacagggctgttgtagTGGTTGTTGAGATCGTGTATATGAAGCACTTTGGCTGTATTTCTCAGCACGGTTGACTAATGAATACTATCAACTGCTGCCCCTGCTGCAGGACAAGCCACCTGGTGGTTTTGGGTGAATTTGACCAACGCAATCCTGCTGAAGACGTTCAAGTCATCAAGATTGCCCAGGTAGGTAGCACAAAATTGACCTTCCCAGACCTCAGGTGCtccttgctctgtgtgtgtgtatcaaaatACCAGGCCACCAGGCCAAAGTGCTGCTAAAATGCGAGTGGATAGCAGTGGAGGTGTACACACAATAATCAGTCTTTAAAGTGGGCATCATTGGCTCAATTAAACTAaacagttttaattggattttgaataaacgtGCCATTAACCATTGCTGTTTTTGATTTTAATGTATTATCTTCCTTATTATCTTcctctgcaaaccactattctttTTACAGGGTGGCATGGGGGACACTGGATATGAGTCTATGAAACCAAGGGAGCagtgccccccccaaaatttgggaaccactggcttaaACTAAACTGCCTCCTTCTTTGACAGGTTTTCAAGAACCCCAAGTTCAACCTTTTCACAGTGAAGAACGACATCACCTTGTTGAAGCTGGCCACCCCAGCCCAGCTGACGGCTCGCGTGTCTCCCGTGTGTCTGCCCCAGGCCACAGATGACTTCCCCGGGGGCATGACCTGCGTCACCACTGGATGGGGCCTTACCAAACACAcgagtaatttttatttttatttatttgttatgacatttatattccacttttcctccaaggatctcaaggtggcatacgtacttctccctctctccattttatcctcacaacaactctgtgaggtaggttaggctgagagagacagtgactggtccaaagtcacccagtggccCAGTGGGCTAAATGGCTGAGAGGAGATTTGAactgtggtctcccaggtccttgtccactactccacactggtaATATCTGGGCactgcctttacagtggtaccttggttctcaaacttaatccgttccagaagtccattccaaaaccaaagcactccaaaaccaaggtgtgctttcccatagaaagtaatgaaaaatggattaatccgttccagacttaaaaaaaacaacccctaaaacagcaatttaacatgaattttactatctaacgagaccattgatccat contains:
- the LOC128420397 gene encoding chymotrypsinogen 2-like, giving the protein MASVWFLFCLAFLGAAHGCGTPAIHPVLSGYSRIVNGEEAVPGSWPWQVSLQDNTGFHFCGGSLISENWVVTAAHCNVRTSHLVVLGEFDQRNPAEDVQVIKIAQVFKNPKFNLFTVKNDITLLKLATPAQLTARVSPVCLPQATDDFPGGMTCVTTGWGLTKHTNKDTPDKLQQVALPLLTNEQCKKYWGARIADVMICAGAAGASSCMGDSGGPLVCQKDGAWTLVGIVSWGSGTCSPSSPGVYARVTELLPFIEETLAKN